Proteins found in one Triticum urartu cultivar G1812 chromosome 4, Tu2.1, whole genome shotgun sequence genomic segment:
- the LOC125550265 gene encoding protein SABRE isoform X1, protein MASSPVKFFSVFLAVSVIGWVVFTFAARLLAWFLSRVLRASVVFRVAGFNCLRDVTIKFSKGPLKSVSIGEIKLSFRKSLVKLSFGVLSKDPKVQLLISDLEIVTRSSSRSKKTSKPSKPRSTGKGKWLITSSMARLLSVSVADLMIKVPDGAVDIKELKVDTFKIAGPNHILGVKLHILPLNVHLGDFGLIADPVGSGNQLDTFQSDQASLSSSEKFLAPFVCEDLLVICEFGHEKERGVKIVNLELKCGDVTANIDERLFYKKHAKPENNGGSENAGDAIAGTSSTKQISKSKSILPALKKQMLAFPDKVSFSLPKLDVKFTHLGEGLSVDNNVTGINFTSTKSLPQDDLEEATPHFDVQIVLSEIHLVREGSSSLLEVLKVAVVASLDIPLDPLLPIRAEIDAKLGGTQCNLMLSRLMPWMRLHSSRTKGMKLSKANSHQEISQTKEIKPIMWTCTVSAPEMTVMLYSPSGLVLYHACCQSSHVFANNIASKGIQIHTELGEMLVHMEDGYREFLKENIFGVDTCSGSLMHIARVSLDWGYREIEVQDMAETSRLALVFSIDISGIGVKFGFKHLESLLLNLMSFRDLFKNLSSSREKDKEKDLEERRKKKTKGIEILKLSLQKFSITYSGDINILNMPIADPKRVNYGTQGGQVIVDVSADGTQRTASITSEPPGIGRNLRFTSSLVISHLAVCVDKEKKSTQAELERVKAMYEEDHSSGIKVTLLDMQNAKIVRRSGGLTDVAVCSLFSATDINIRWEPDAHLALFETFIRFKWFLHHNKIQSSGKLMTGTGSIKENEHVNIAAGSVKPQKSDKRGSIFAVDVEVLRISAELADGVEANMHVQSIFTENAKIGVLSEGLSVSLNGARVLNSTRIQISCIPFSTANSLSAKVEPSPKRDWVVQGLDVHICMPFRLPLRAIEDAVEDMIRGLKLVSAAKRSILFPDGKENSKKVKSGASSFGSVKFVLRKLTAEIEEEPIQGWLDEHYYLMRNKTCESGVRLKFLDDAISGSVDSNHCSSEGKFMYDGIEVDVHDTTALQRLREEIHKKAFRSYYVACQKKVFAEGSGACAEGFQAGFKPSSRRASLLSLSASELDITLTRINGGATEMVEFIKGVDPVCQEKGIPFSRLYGSDIALLAGSLVIQVRDYTSPLFSATSGKCQGRVVLAQQATCFQPQIHQDVYIGRWHKVKMLRSASGTTPAIKMYSNLPVYFQRGEISFGVGYEPSFADISYAFQVALKKVNLSSRDKSSGAANQPPKKERSLPWWDDIRYYIHGKIVLYFNETKWKILATTNPYEKVDRLQIVSEYMEIQQTDGHVDVSAKEFGMYISSLESMMKNCSLKVPSGVPRPFIYAPLFSLNVIIDWQCESGSPLNHYLHALPIEGEPRKKVYDPFRSTYLSLRWNFSLRPLQVQSDNGTSSPCYANNSMRCGSAFGSCSKIADVDFPTMNLGAHDLAWVFKWWSLNYSPPHKLRSFSRWPRYKIPRAARSGNLSMDKVLVEFFFRVDATPCCIRHATLTEDDPASGLTFKMSSLKYELCYSRGKQKYTFDCKREPLDLVYRGLDLYRPEVYLVRDVNLSSVENVSKLKTTTLPSQGKDKCTMGSFQEKHEDGFLLSSDYFTIRRQAPKADPARLMEWQDAGRNLEITYVRSEFENGSESDHSLSEHSDDDDGFNVVLADNCQRVFVYGLRLLWTIENRDAVWSWVGGISKAFEPPKPSPSRQYAQRKMIEERQNADSSRLAQDATSSTHVGSPSVQHAEALGSTSPLHSKPNRSSDIAVKYGMFDDLDKGGNLHFMVNVVKPQFNLHSEDANGRFLLAAASGRVMARSFHSVVHVGKEMLEQALGTSSLHIPEPQPEMTWKKADLSVILKDVQAHVAPTDVDPGAGLQWLPRILGSSEKLKRTGALLERVFMPCQMYFRYTRHKGGTADLKVKPLKELRFNSPNITATMTSRQFQVMLDVLSNLLFARLPKPRKNSLQYPSDDEDVEEEADEVVPDGVEEVELAKINLEQRERERKLLLDDIRSLAGTGDSHIDHLSAEKDNSFWMINSGKASLVEGLKRDLLNLQKSRKFASSALRKALQKAAQLRLMEKEKNKTPSCAMRISMKISKVVWSMLADGNTFAEAEISDMVYDFDRDYKDIGVARFTTKYFVVRNCMASAKCDTLLSAWNAPPEKGVMLRVDAKQGAPKDGNSPLELFQVEIYPLKIYLPETMYRMMWDYFFPEEDDSQRRQDIWRVSTSTGSRRTRRVSSGADAVASTSYSIREHELPGRSGTSVNVSSWQGSHGDNPQVSKLQSLKANMVCGSHPELGRTSSFGKAWEESATENATNNDVVSLLNSSNITSKSDGYSMAENTVAATEMFRSKTKDPKSIKSGRLSHEEKKTGKSNDEKRPRARKLMEFHNIKISQVELLVTYEGSRLAINDLRLLMDTFHRVEFTGTWRRLFSRVKKHIIWGVLKSVTGMQGKKFKAQNQRETLDGTVPENDLNFSDSDGSHHGKPDQFPVSWLKRPGDGAGDGFVTSIRGLFNSQRRRAKAFVVRAMRGDGDNEYHDEGSESDGEYPFARQLTITKAKKLLRRKFRPRGQKIIGPAMQDSLPSSPRETTPYQSDSSESSYEDFHE, encoded by the exons GATGTTACTGCGAACATCGATGAACGACTCTTTTACAAGAAACATGCAAAGCCAGAGAATAATGGTGGCTCTGAGAATGCCGGAGATGCTATCGCTGGTACTTCTTCAACTAAACAGATCTCGAAAAGCAAATCTATTCTACCAGCATTAAAGAAGCAGATGCTTGCATTTCCAGATAAG GTTAGCTTCAGTCTGCCGAAGCTTGATGTGAAGTTTACACACCTGGGGGAAGGGCTTAGTGTTGATAACAATGTTACGGGGATCAACTTTACTAGTACGAAATCCCTGCCACAGGACGATCTAGAGGAAGCTACACCGCACTTCGATGTTCAGATTGTTCTTAGTGAGATCCAT TTAGTTAGAGAAGGCTCAAGCTCTCTGTTGGAAGTTCTTAAAGTTGCTGTGGTAGCTTCTTTGGATATTCCGTTGGAT CCACTTCTTCCAATCAGAGCCGAAATCGATGCCAAGCTTGGTGGTACACAATGCAATCTTATGTTGAGCAGATTGATGCCATGGATGCGCCTTCATTCTTCGAGAACCAAAGGAATGAAGCTTTCAAAGGCAAACTCTCATCAAGAAATTTCTCAAACAAAGGAGATCAAGCCAATTATGTGGACTTGCACAGTTTCTGCCCCAGAAATGACTGTCATGCTTTACAGCCCTAGTGGGTTGGTATTGTATCAT GCTTGTTGCCAGTCATCACATGTATTTGCAAATAACATTGCCAGCAAGGGGATTCAGATACACACTGAACTTGGTGAAATGCTGGTGCACATGGAAGATGGGTATAGGGAATTCTTGAAGGAAAACATATTTGGCGTTGATACTTGCTCAGGCTCCTTAATGCACATTGCTCGGGTGAGCCTTGATTGGGGGTACAGAGAAATTGAGGTCCAAGACATGGCTGAAACTAGTAGACTTGCACTTGTATTTTCCATTGATATCAGTGGCATAGGAGTAAAGTTTGGTTTCAAGCATTTGGAATCTCTTCTGCTCAATTTGATGTCCTTTAGGGATCTATTTAAGAACCTTTCATCCTCTCGTGAGAAGGATAAAgaaaaggatttggaggagagacggaaaaagaaaacaaaaggcaTTGAAATATTGAAATTAAGCCTACAAAAGTTCTCTATTACTTACAGTGGTGATATAAATATATTAAATATGCCAATTGCTGATCCAAAGCGCGTGAACTATGGCACTCAAGGTGGTCAAGTAATTGTTGACGTTTCTGCTGATGGCACACAACGTACGGCAAGTATAACTTCGGAACCACCAGGCATTGGCCGCAACTTGAGGTTCACTTCATCTTTAGTTATCTCTCATCTTGCTGTATGTGTAGACAAGGAGAAAAAGTCAACACAAGCAGAATTGGAACGGGTGAAAGCAATGTACGAGGAAGATCACAGCTCTGGTATCAAAGTTACCTTACTAGATATGCAGAATGCTAAAATTGTTCGCCGATCCGGTGGCCTTACAGATGTCGCTGTTTGTTCCCTCTTCAGTGCAACAGACATTAATATCAGATGGGAACCTGATGCTCATTTAGCACTCTTTGAGACCTTTATCCGCTTTAAGTGGTTCCTGCATCATAACAAGATTCAGAGTTCCGGGAAGCTGATGACTGGAACTGGCAGTATCAAGGAGAATGAGCATGTCAACATAGCTGCTGGTTCAGTGAAACCTCAGAAGTCTGACAAAAGAGGTTCAATTTTTGCCGTTGATGTGGAAGTGTTGAGAATATCTGCTGAGCTCGCAGATGGTGTCGAAGCAAACATGCATGTACAATCTATCTTCACCGAGAATGCCAAGATAGGTGTACTATCAGAGGGTCTTTCTGTCAGCCTTAATGGTGCCAGGGTTCTAAACAGCACACGAATACAGATCTCATGTATTCCTTTCAGTACTGCAAATTCGCTCAGTGCAAAGGTTGAACCATCACCCAAGAGAGATTGGGTCGTTCAAGGGCTAGATGTTCATATTTGCATGCCATTCAGGTTACCGTTGCGTGCCATAGAGGATGCCGTTGAAGATATGATTCGTGGCCTAAAGCTTGTTTCTGCTGCCAAAAGAAGTATATTGTTTCCTGATGGCAAAGAGAACTCGAAGAAGGTTAAGTCTGGAGCTTCCAGTTTTGGATCTGTAAAGTTTGTGTTGCGTAAACTCACGGCAGAAATAGAGGAGGAGCCCATACAAGGTTGGCTTGATGAACATTACTATTTGATGAGGAACAAAACCTGTGAATCAGGTGTTAGATTAAAATTTCTTGATGATGCTATATCAGGAAGTGTAGATTCTAACCACTGCAGCTCTGAGGGAAAATTTATGTATGATGGAATAGAGGTTGACGTGCATGACACCACAGCTCTTCAAAGGCTGCGGGAAGAAATCCATAAGAAAGCATTTCGATCGTATTATGTGGCTTGTCAAAAGAAGGTATTTGCAGAAGGGTCGGGGGCGTGTGCAGAAGGTTTTCAAGCTGGATTCAAGCCAAGTTCACGGAGAGCTTCACTTCTTTCACTTTCTGCTTCTGAACTTGATATTACTTTGACCAGAATAAATGGTGGAGCAACAGAGATGGTTGAATTTATAAAGGGAGTCGACCCTGTTTGTCAGGAGAAAGGCATACCATTCTCTCGACTATATGGGAGTGATATTGCTCTCCTTGCAGGGTCCTTGGTCATACAAGTGAGAGACTATACATCTCCTCTCTTTTCTGCAACCAGTGGGAAATGTCAAGGTCGTGTTGTGCTTGCCCAGCAG GCAACATGTTTTCAACCCCAAATACACCAAGATGTATATATTGGCAGATGGCACAAAGTCAAAATGTTACGTTCTGCCAGTGGTACCACACCAGCAATTAAAATGTACTCCAATTTACCTGTTTATTTCCAGAGAGGAGAAATTTCTTTTGGTGTTGGCTACGAGCCATCTTTTGCTGATATAAGTTATGCATTTCAAGTAGCCCTAAAGAAAGTTAATCTTAGCTCCAGAGATAAAAGTTCTGGTGCAGCAAACCAACCACCTAAAAAGGAGCGCAGCTTGCCATGGTGGGATGACATCAGATACTACATCCATGGAAAGATAGTTTTGTATTTCAATGAGACAAAATGGAAGATCCTGGCAACAACTAATCCTTATGAGAAGGTAGACAGACTGCAAATTGTTTCTGAATACATGGAAATCCAGCAAACGGATGGGCATGTAGATGTCTCTGCAAAGGAATTCGGGATGTATATCAGTAGCTTAGAGAGTATGATGAAGAATTGCAGCTTAAAAGTGCCATCTGGCGTGCCCAGGCCTTTTATTTATGCTCCTTTGTTCTCTCTTAATGTGATTATCGACTGGCAGTGTGAATCTGGCAGCCCTTTGAATCATTATCTGCATGCACTCCCTATTGAGGGTGAGCCAAGGAAGAAGGTTTATGATCCATTTCGATCTACTTATCTCTCTCTTAGGTGGAACTTCTCCCTTAGACCTTTGCAGGTGCAGTCTGATAATGGCACATCATCTCCCTGCTATGCAAACAATTCAATGCGATGTGGGTCTGCCTTTGGTAGTTGCTCCAAAATAGCTGATGTTGATTTCCCTACAATGAACCTGGGTGCTCATGACCTTGCTTGGGTTTTCAAATGGTGGAGCTTAAACTACAGCCCCCCACACAAACTGCGTTCTTTCTCTAGATGGCCTCGATATAAAATTCCTCGAGCTGCTAGATCTGGTAACCTCTCAATGGATAAAGTTTTGGTTGAGTTCTTTTTCCGGGTTGATGCTACTCCCTGTTGCATAAGACATGCCACTTTAACTGAAGATGATCCTGCCAGTGGCTTGACCTTTAAAATGTCAAGTTTGAAGTATGAATTGTGTTACAGTCGAGGTAAACAGAAATACACATTTGATTGTAAGCGTGAACCTCTGGATCTAGTTTATCGCGGTCTTGATCTATACAGGCCAGAGGTTTATCTAGTGCGAGATGTTAACTTGTCCTCAGTTGAAAATGTGTCCAAATTAAAGACTACTACCCTGCCGTCACAGGGCAAAGATAAATGCACCATGGGCAGTTTTCAAGAAAAACATGAGGATGGTTTCCTCTTGTCCTCTGATTATTTCACAATAAGAAGACAAGCCCCAAAGGCAGATCCTGCAAGGCTTATGGAATGGCAGGACGCTGGTCGGAATCTTGAGATAACATATGTCAGATCTGAGTTTGAGAATGGCAGTGAAAGTGACCATAGTCTATCTGAgcatagtgatgatgatgatggtttCAATGTGGTGTTGGCAGACAATTGTCAACGGGTGTTTGTGTACGGTCTTAGGCTTTTATGGACCATTGAGAATCGTGATGCAGTTTGGTCATGGGTTGGAGGAATTTCCAAAGCATTTGAACCTCCAAAACCCTCGCCTTCGCGGCAATATGCACAAAGAAAGATGATTGAGGAAAGGCAGAATGCAGATAGCTCTAGATTAGCTCAAGATGCTACCTCTTCTACCCATGTCGGTTCTCCTTCGGTGCAGCATGCTGAAGCTCTGGGCTCTACTTCTCCATTGCATAGTAAACCCAATCGCTCCTCTGATATAGCAG TGAAGTATGGCATGTTTGATGATTTGGATAAAGGAGGGAATCTCCATTTTATGGTCAATGTTGTCAAGCCCCAGTTCAACCTACATTCTGAAGATGCCAAT GGTAGATTTCTACTTGCTGCAGCTAGTGGACGTGTTATGGCACGTTCATTTCATTCAGTTGTTCATGTTGGGAAAGAGATGCTAGAGCAAGCGCTGGGGACAAGCAGTCTACACATTCCTGAACCACAACCTGAAATGACCTGGAAAAAAGCTGATCTCTCCGTGATTCTGAAAGATGTTCAGGCTCATGTTGCACCGACTGATGTGGACCCTGGTGCAGGCCTACAGTGGCTTCCTCGTATTCTCGGTAGTTCGGAGAAATTGAAGCGCACAGGGGCCTTGCTAGAGAGAGTATTTATGCCTTGCCAGATGTACTTCCGTTATACCCGTCACAAGGGTGGAACTGCAGACTTGAAG GTTAAGCCATTAAAGGAGTTACGTTTCAATTCTCCAAACATTACCGCAACAATGACTTCACGCCAGTTTCAAGTTATGTTGGATGTGCTTAGCAATCTCCTGTTTGCAAGGCTTCCCAA GCCTAGGAAAAACAGTCTTCAGTATCCATCGGATGACGAAGATGTTGAAGAAGAGGCTGATGAGGTGGTCCCTGATGGAGTAGAAGAGGTGGAGCTTGCAAAAATTAATCTCGAACAGCGAGAAAGGGAGAGAAAGTTATTGCTTGATGATATAAGATCCTTAGCTGGAACTGGTGATAGTCATATCGACCATCTTTCTGCGGAAAAGGATAATTCGTTCTGGATGATTAACAGTGGGAAAGCATCACTG GTGGAAGGACTGAAGAGAGACCTTCTAAATCTCCAGAAATCTCGAAAATTTGCATCTTCTGCGTTAAGGAAAGCACTACAAAAAGCTGCCCAGTTACGCTTGATGGAAAAAGAAAAGAACAAAACCCCATCTTGTGCCATGCGAATCTCTATGAAAATCAGCAAAGTTGTATGGAGCATGCTTGCAGATGGGAATACTTTTGCCGAAGCTGAGATCAGTGATATG GTATATGATTTTGATCGTGACTACAAAGACATTGGTGTTGCTCGGTTTACGACTAAGTATTTCGTTGTGAGGAATTGCATGGCCAGTGCCAAATGTGATACATTGTTGTCTGCATGGAATGCACCTCCAGAAAA AGGTGTCATGCTTCGTGTGGACGCGAAGCAAGGTGCTCCGAAGGATGGAAATTCCCCTCTTGAGCTCTTTCAG GTGGAGATATACCCATTGAAAATATACCTCCCTGAAACAATGTATAGAATGATGTGGGATTATTTCTTTCCTGAGGAAGACGATTCTCAAAGACGTCAG GATATTTGGAGGGTCTCAACATCAACTGGATCTAGAAGAACTAGAAGAGTATCTTCTGGTGCTGATGCTGTTGCTTCTACCAGCTATTCTATCAGGGAGCATGAGCTTCCTGGGAGATCAGGTACTTCAGTAAACGTCTCAAGTTGGCAAGGTTCACATGGAGACAATCCGCAG GTATCCAAGTTGCAGAGTCTAAAGGCCAATATGGTATGCGGTTCACATCCGGAGTTGGGACGGACATCTTCATTTGGAAAGGCCTGGGAAGAAAGTGCAACAGAAAATGCCACAAATAATGATGTGGTATCACTATTGAATTCTTCGAACATTACTTCAAAAAGCGACGGCTATTCTATGGCAGAGAACACTGTTGCTGCTACTGAGATGTTCAGGAGTAAGACTAAAGATCCCAAATCGATCAAGTCTGGTCGTTTATCTCACGAGgaaaagaaaacaggaaaatcCAATGATGAGAAGCGGCCAAGAGCTCGGAAATTGATGGAATTTCATAATATCAAGATTAGCCAG GTTGAACTTCTTGTTACTTACGAGGGATCGAGGCTTGCAATAAATGACCTAAGGCTGCTTATGGATACTTTCCACCGTGTAGAATTTACTGGTACATGGAGGAGATTGTTCTCAAGAGTAAAAAAGCATATCATTTGGGGTGTTTTAAAGTCAGTGACTGGGATGCAG GGAAAAAAGTTTAAGGCCCAGAACCAGAGGGAAACACTTGATGGTACTGTTCCAGAAAATGATCTTAATTTCAGCGACAGCGATGGCAGTCATCATGGAAAACCTGATCAGTTCCCAGTATCATGGTTGAAGAGGCCAGGTGACGGTGCAGGTGATGGGTTTGTCACATCGATTAGAGGGCTATTCAATTCACAGCGCCGCAGAGCAAAGGCATTTGTGGTGCGGGCAATGCGAGGCGATGGGGATAATGAATACCATGACGAGGGGAGTGAGAGTGATGGTGAGTATCCTTTTGCCAGAcagctcacaattacaaaagctAAGAAGCTCCTCCGAAGAAAGTTCCGCCCGAGAGGGCAAAAGATCATAG GACCAGCAATGCAAGATTCTCTCCCGTCTAGCCCGCGTGAAACAACACCGTACCAGAGCGATTCGTCAGAGTCGTCTTATGAGGACTTCCATGAGTAG